A part of Saccharomonospora amisosensis genomic DNA contains:
- a CDS encoding 2-dehydropantoate 2-reductase → MKVAVLGAGAIGAYVGASLHRAGAEVHLIARGDHLRAMRESGVRVNSPRGDFTAHPHATDDPTEVGPVDHVFLGLKANQYAGAGPLLEPMLADHTSVIAAQNGIPWWYFHGMPGPHQGKRIESVDPAGSVSAVLPPRRAIGCVVYAATEIEAPGVIRHLEGTRLSIGEPDGTLSGRCREFSEAMIAGGLKCPVEPDLRKDIWIKLMGNVAFNPISALTRATMAGICRHGGTRQLVVEMMKETLEVAAALGVHPDVSIERRLAGAERTGEHKTSTLQDLEKGKPLELDAILTAVVELADLAGVAVPTLRVVNALADLLNTSTTAAPAPPGSNQSAGVAART, encoded by the coding sequence TTGAAGGTTGCAGTTCTCGGTGCCGGCGCCATCGGCGCATATGTCGGCGCCAGCCTCCACCGTGCCGGAGCCGAGGTCCACCTGATCGCTCGCGGCGACCACCTGCGCGCGATGCGTGAGTCCGGAGTCCGCGTGAACAGCCCACGCGGCGACTTCACCGCCCACCCGCACGCCACGGACGATCCCACCGAGGTGGGGCCCGTCGATCACGTCTTCCTCGGGCTGAAGGCCAACCAGTACGCGGGTGCCGGGCCGCTGCTCGAGCCGATGCTCGCCGATCACACCTCCGTGATCGCGGCTCAGAACGGCATCCCGTGGTGGTACTTCCACGGGATGCCTGGCCCGCACCAGGGCAAGCGCATCGAAAGTGTCGACCCCGCCGGGTCGGTCAGTGCCGTGCTGCCACCGAGGCGTGCCATCGGATGCGTCGTCTACGCGGCCACCGAGATCGAGGCTCCCGGCGTGATCAGACACCTGGAGGGCACCCGGCTGTCCATCGGTGAACCCGACGGAACCCTGTCCGGCCGCTGCCGGGAGTTCTCCGAGGCCATGATCGCGGGCGGGTTGAAGTGCCCCGTCGAGCCGGACCTGCGCAAGGACATCTGGATCAAGCTGATGGGCAACGTCGCGTTCAACCCCATCAGCGCGCTGACCAGGGCCACGATGGCAGGCATCTGCAGGCACGGCGGGACGCGGCAACTGGTGGTGGAGATGATGAAGGAGACGCTCGAGGTGGCCGCCGCGCTCGGGGTGCACCCCGACGTGTCGATCGAGCGCAGGCTCGCCGGAGCCGAGCGCACCGGCGAACACAAGACCTCCACGCTGCAGGACCTGGAGAAGGGCAAGCCGCTGGAGCTGGACGCGATCCTCACCGCCGTCGTCGAACTCGCCGACCTCGCCGGTGTGGCTGTGCCGACGCTTCGGGTGGTGAACGCGCTCGCGGACCTGCTCAACACGTCCACGACGGCGGCCCCCGCGCCCCCGGGTTCGAACCAGTCCGCGGGCGTCGCCGCCCGGACATGA